TACAATCTTCAACCCATTTCACTTCAGGTTTTAACCTTGGTCCCTATATTAGACAAATCATCATCCTGCAATCGATTTAACTTTTGTTGCTTGTCGACCCGTCGGTCCATAAGCCCAGGCACAGAGGAAGTAATAAAACAGATTGATGAAACTCAATATGGCAAGAACCCAATAGTAGTTGTCGATGCGACCTTTGTTTATGTTGCTCGAAACCCAACTCTCTTTACCGCCTTTTGAAGTAATATCGTCGATGATGCTCACAACAACACTAGCTAGCACATTTGCCACAGCCAATCCGAGTCCGAAGAGGGCAGCGGCAATGCTTGACATACTCTTGGGTAACTCGGAATAGAAGAACTCTGTCTGCCCTATTGCAGTGAAGGCCTCAGCAAAACCATTCAGGCAAAACTGTGGCACAAGCCACATAGCAGACATTTTCACAACTGCAGTAGGGTTGTTTTGAAACCCGGATCGAATTGCTTCCTTTCGTCGTGCGTTCTCGACAATGGCTGAAACTACCATAGCAATGCAGGTAAGAAAGAGTCCAATTCCCATCCTTAGTTTGACACCAATGCGTACTGGTTTACCCTTGATCTTTGATGCCATGGGGAGGATCGCACGATCATAGAAAATAACCCATAGTGCAAGGGAGATGATGTTGAACATTCCATAAGAGCCTGCTGGAATCTGAAACTTTTTTGTAAGGTGTCTGTCCATAGAGCTAGCTTGAAGCACAGGAAATGAGTTTTGGCTTAAATTTATGGACATTATGATCCCAGTAGACCACAATGGTAAGACCTTAATTAGCGCTTTTAGCTCTTCCACTTGCTCTACCGTGCAAAGACTCCATGGATTTGCGGCTGAGCCATCCAGAGCAATGTCTTGTTCGGGGTTTTTGATGATGCAAGCTTTGTTTAAAAATCTAAGAGCAGGGCAGCAACATGGTAAATAAAACATGTCAGTCAAAAAATTCAAGAACGACATTTAAATGGTGAAGGATACTGCAATTATTGTTCGTACCTTAATTTGTCAGTTGGTGCAACAACGTTAGAATCCCTTTTATGATGGTAACTTGCAGTTGAGTTTGGAAGTGGAAATGTCAGATTTCGGTTTTTGTAAGCAACGATGATTACTTGAACAAAGCCAGTAAGCAAGCTCTTGCTTGCCTGCTGCTTAAGATAGAAGGGAGAAGCAAGGAAAAACACAAGAGCGGAGAGCAACATTAAGATTGCTGGAACTCCAAAGCCTACTCTATATCCAAACTGATCTTGAATATAAACAATACCCGTCAATGCAATTAAAACAGATATAGCTGCAGATGCATAATACC
The genomic region above belongs to Gossypium hirsutum isolate 1008001.06 chromosome D05, Gossypium_hirsutum_v2.1, whole genome shotgun sequence and contains:
- the LOC107906150 gene encoding protein NRT1/ PTR FAMILY 1.2 codes for the protein MEDTKMEDSSNQREMSHEEMPETHSKGGLITMPFIIANESFEKVASYGLVPNMILYLIKDYHMGVAKGTNILFFWQAATNFTPILGAFVADSYLGRFLTIGLGSICSLLGMILLWLTAMVPQSKPPPCDLMTQTCSSPTSAQMTLLFFSFVLISLGAGGVRPCSLAFGADQLDRRDNPKNVRVLESFFGWYYASAAISVLIALTGIVYIQDQFGYRVGFGVPAILMLLSALVFFLASPFYLKQQASKSLLTGFVQVIIVAYKNRNLTFPLPNSTASYHHKRDSNVVAPTDKLRFLNKACIIKNPEQDIALDGSAANPWSLCTVEQVEELKALIKVLPLWSTGIIMSINLSQNSFPVLQASSMDRHLTKKFQIPAGSYGMFNIISLALWVIFYDRAILPMASKIKGKPVRIGVKLRMGIGLFLTCIAMVVSAIVENARRKEAIRSGFQNNPTAVVKMSAMWLVPQFCLNGFAEAFTAIGQTEFFYSELPKSMSSIAAALFGLGLAVANVLASVVVSIIDDITSKGGKESWVSSNINKGRIDNYYWVLAILSFINLFYYFLCAWAYGPTGRQATKVKSIAG